One window from the genome of Salvia miltiorrhiza cultivar Shanhuang (shh) chromosome 7, IMPLAD_Smil_shh, whole genome shotgun sequence encodes:
- the LOC130994860 gene encoding beta-fructofuranosidase, insoluble isoenzyme CWINV1-like produces the protein MYYNGVYHLFYQYNPYAAVWGNISWAHSVSYNLVDWIHLEPALNPTENYDVNGCWSGSATLLAGEGKPLILYTGSDFLGHQVQNLAMPKDLSDPFLTEWVKSPHNPLMLPVEGINPGFFRDPTTAWQGPDGSWRVLVGSQVEGHGAALLYKSRDFVSWERAARPLHESSRTGMWECPDFYGVDDFIHVLKASFNDHDYYVVGRYDAGTDEFGVVGSDFMDDVVRLRYDYGVFYASKTFHDDAKKRRVVWGWVTEGDGDDGGVKRGWNGMMSFPRSVLLDEGKKQLIQWPIEEVEDLRGEKVALENKEIESGSVLKIGGITASQADVEVSFRVPNLEGAELIDEGLLDPQQLCRQKNASVEGVFGPFGLLVLASEDLTEQTAVFFRIFRRNEKRVVLMCSDQSRSSLQTPVKEAIFGSFLDVDPDQEISLRTLVDHSIVESFGGRGKSSITARVYPKLAIFNNSHIYAFNNGAKSIAISSLVAWSMTRAQITQFHTRRKSSIS, from the exons ATGTACTACAATGGAGTCTACCACTTGTTCTATCAGTACAACCCATATGCTGCCGTGTGGGGAAACATTTCATGGGCGCATTCGGTTTCTTACAACCTCGTTGACTGGATCCATCTCGAGCCCGCCCTCAATCCAACTGAGAACTACGACGTCAATGGCTGCTGGTCTGGCTCAGCCACACTTCTTGCAGGGGAAGGGAAGCCTCTCATTCTCTACACGGGCTCCGACTTTCTAGGCCATCAAGTTCAAAACCTTGCAATGCCTAAGGATCTGTCTGATCCCTTTTTGACAGAATGGGTGAAATCACCACACAACCCTTTGATGCTTCCTGTCGAAGGCATTAATCCGGGCTTCTTCAGGGATCCCACCACGGCATGGCAGGGGCCGGATGGCTCGTGGCGTGTGCTCGTCGGGAGCCAGGTGGAAGGCCATGGAGCCGCGCTCCTGTATAAGAGCCGTGATTTTGTGAGCTGGGAGAGGGCTGCTAGGCCCCTCCACGAGTCGAGTAGGACAGGGATGTGGGAGTGTCCTGATTTCTATGGTGTGGATGATTTTATTCACGTGTTGAAGGCGAGTTTCAATGATCACGACTACTACGTGGTGGGGAGGTATGATGCTGGGACGGATGAATTTGGTGTTGTTGGGAGTGATTTCATGGATGATGTGGTGCGGCTGAGGTACGATTATGGCGTGTTCTACGCTTCAAAGACGTTCCACGATGATGCCAAGAAACGGAGGGTGGTGTGGGGGTGGGTGACTGAGGGTGATGGTGATGATGGTGGTGTTAAGAGAGGGTGGAATGGCATGATG tCATTTCCAAGAAGTGTTTTACTTGATGAAGGCAAGAAACAGTTGATACAATGGCCTATTGAAGAAGTTGAAGATCTTCGTGGCGAAAAAGTTGCATTAGAGAATAAAGAGATTGAGAGTGGGAGTGTGTTGAAAATTGGAGGAATCACAGCTTCACAG GCTGATGTAGAAGTCTCGTTTCGTGTTCCAAATCTGGAGGGCGCTGAGCTGATCGATGAAGGATTGCTCGATCCACAGCAACTCTGCAGGCAGAAGAATGCATCAGTTGAGGGAGTGTTTGGGCCATTCGGGTTGTTGGTCTTGGCCTCGGAGGACTTGACAGAACAAACTGCTGTCTTTTTCCGGATTTTTAGGCGAAACGAGAAGCGTGTTGTGCTCATGTGCAGTGATCAGAGCAG GTCCTCGCTGCAGACTCCGGTGAAAGAGGCGATTTTCGGGTCGTTTCTTGACGTGGATCCTGATCAAGAAATCTCCCTTAGAACTCTG GTAGACCATTCCATAGTAGAGAGCTTTGGTGGGAGAGGTAAGAGCTCCATCACTGCTAGGGTTTATCCTAAGCTTGCCATTTTCAATAACTCTCACATCTACGCGTTCAACAATGGCGCGAAGAGCATCGCGATTTCGAGCCTCGTAGCTTGGAGCATGACGAGAGCTCAAATCACGCAATTTCACACGCGGAGAAAGTCATCAATCAGTTGA
- the LOC130994918 gene encoding probable ADP,ATP carrier protein At5g56450, protein MAAEDGEAGEEKGGALSSFHRDLTAGALMGGVVHTIVAPIERAKLLLQTQESNAAILAGGRHRRFRGMVDCIARTMREEGILSLWRGNGSSVIRYYPSVALNFSLKDLYRNVLRENSREGSLLSGPSANFLAGSAAGCTTLIIIYPLDIAHTRLAADLGRTETRQFRGIGHFLSTIYKKDGVRGVYKGLPASLQGMVVHRGLYFGGFDTLKEMMAEGSGSDVVLWKRWAAAQAVTTAAGMLSYPLDTVRRRMMMQSGTERPMYATTFDCWRTIYRVEGFTSFYRGAMSNIFRSTGAAAVLVLYDEIKKFMNLAGL, encoded by the exons ATGGCGGCGGAGGACGGCGAGGCGGGGGAGGAGAAGGGCGGTGCGCTGAGCAGTTTCCACAGGGATCTGACGGCGGGGGCGCTGATGGGGGGCGTGGTGCACACGATTGTGGCCCCCATAGAGAGGGCGAAGCTGCTGCTGCAGACGCAGGAGAGCAACGCGGCGATCTTGGCTGGCGGCCGCCACCGGAGGTTTAGAGGGATGGTTGATTGCATTGCGCGCACGATGAGAGAGGAAGGGATTTTGTCGCTGTGGAGAGGGAATGGAAGCAGTGTGATCAGATACTACCCCTCTGTTGccctcaatttctctctcaag GATCTGTACAGGAACGTCCTGCGTGAGAACTCACGGGAAGGCAGTCTTCTCTCCGGGCCGTCTGCCAACTTCCTCGCCGGATCTGCAGCGGGCTGCACGACGCTGATCATCATCTACCCGCTTGACATAGCCCACACGCGCCTCGCTGCTGATCTCGGGAGAACGGAGACGCGCCAGTTCAGAGGCATCGGCCATTTCCTCAGCACTATATATAAGAAAGACGGGGTCCGAGGCGTCTACAAGGGCCTCCCGGCCTCCCTACAGGGAATGGTCGTCCACCGGGGCCTCTACTTTGGCGGGTTCGACACCTTGAAGGAGATGATGGCGGAGGGGTCCGGCTCGGACGTCGTGCTGTGGAAGCGCTGGGCCGCCGCCCAGGCTGTGACGACGGCGGCCGGGATGCTGTCATACCCGCTCGACACGGTGCGGAGGCGGATGATGATGCAGTCCGGCACGGAGCGGCCGATGTACGCGACGACGTTCGACTGCTGGCGGACGATATACAGGGTCGAGGGTTTCACCTCGTTCTATCGCGGCGCGATGTCGAATATTTTTAGAAGCACAGGCGCTGCAGCTGTTTTGGTTTTGTATGATGAGATCAagaaatttatgaatttggcTGGATTATAG
- the LOC130994450 gene encoding uncharacterized protein LOC130994450, producing MNPKENASAVTTRSGRILVEPQLKQQDKEEKPDEAKDDAICEKSPESTEPSSSKVSGKPKVSIPQSLIAPPFPSRLAQNKRIEEEKDILEIFKKVEINLPLLDAIKQVPRYAKFLKELCSKKIKFGNDARIRVSENVSAVLQRKLPQKCRDPGMFTIPCIIGNKTVERAMLDLGASINVMPYSVYKDLQLGPLKDTRVIIQLADRSTAYPEGVVEDVLVKVNDLIFPVDFYIVDMDDSASAKQSLILLGRPFMKTAKAKIDVDSGMLSLEFDGDVVTFNIFEAMKHVEDPESVFMIDVIDHLVEEFVENFREDELEHVIFSSLTEENSKTEENEAIREIIMQLYSTEEIPVRHLSSRMPIPTSTEPILPSVVKPSLEIHRRVEELRSTLGRDVTPDEVSQIYREVVMPDPKGRRLGWAL from the exons ATGAATCCCAAGGAAAATGCAAGTGCTGTAACTACAAGAAGTGGGAGAATTCTAGTTGAGCCACAACTTAAGCAGCAGGACAAAGAAGAAAAGCCCGATGAAGCCAAGGACGATGCAATTTGTGAGAAGTCACCAGAATCCACCGAGCCTAGCTCTTCTAAGGTAAGTGGAAAACCTAAGGTTTCAATTCCTCAATCACTGATtgcaccaccttttccttcTAGGTTGGCTCAGAACaagagaattgaagaagagaaggatATTCTAGAAATCTTCAAGAAGGTAGAAATAAACTTACCCTTGCTTGATGCAATTAAGCAAGTTCCCAGGTACGCAAAGTTTTTAAAAGAGTTATGCtctaagaaaataaagtttgggAATGATGCGAGAATTCGAGTAAGTGAGAATGTTTCTGCTGTTCTTCAAAGAAAATTACCCCAAAAGTGTCGAGATCCTGGTatgttcaccattccatgcATTATAGGTAATAAGACTGTTGAGAGAGCCATGCTAGATTTAGGAGCatccataaatgtcatgccttatTCTGTGTATAAGGATTTGCAATTAGGACCTTTGAAAGACACTCGTGTTATCATTCAGTTAGCTGATAGGTCTACTGCATATCCCGAAGGTGTTGTTGAGGATGTCCTTGTCAAGGtcaatgatttgatttttcctgtgGATTTTTATATTGTTGATATGGATGATTCTGCCTCTGCTAAGCAATCCTTGATTCTTTTAGGGAGACCATTCATGAAAACTGCTAAAGCAAAAATTGATGTGGATAGTGGAATGCTTAGCCTTGAATTTGATGGAGATGTTgtcacatttaatatttttgaggcTATGAAGCATGTTGAGGATCCTGAATCTGTGTTCATGATTGATGTTATTGACCATTTGGTTGAGgaatttgttgagaatttcaggGAGGATGAGCTTGAGCATGTTATTTTCAGTTCCCTAACTGAAGAGAACTCCAAAACTGAGGAGAATGAAGCCATTAGAGAGATTATCATGCAGCTGTACTCAACGGAGGAAATTCCAGTTCGGCACCTGTCGAGCAGGATGCCCATACCAACCAGCACAGAACCGATTTTGCCCTCTGTTGTGAAGCCATCT CTTGAGATACATCGTCGAGTCGAGGAGTTACGCTCTACTCTTGGACGAGATGTCACTCCAGATGAGGTCAGTCAGATCTATAGGGAGGTGGTGATGCCAGATCCGAAGGGGCGTAGACTCGGTTGGGCATTATGA